Proteins encoded within one genomic window of Lampris incognitus isolate fLamInc1 chromosome 1, fLamInc1.hap2, whole genome shotgun sequence:
- the LOC130107504 gene encoding uncharacterized protein DDB_G0271670-like, giving the protein SSSSSSSSSSSSSSSSSSSSSSSSSSSSSSSSSSSSSSSSSSSSSSSSSTSSSSSGSSSSSSSSSSSSSSSSSSSSSSSSSSSSSSSSSSSSSSSSSSSSSSSSCSSSSSSSSSSSSSSSSSSSSSSSSSSSSSSSSSSSSSSSSSSSSSSSSSSTSSSSSSSCSSSSSSSSSSSSSSSSSSSSSSSSSSSSSSSSSSSSSSCSSSSSSSSSSSSSSSSSSSSSSSSSSSSSSSSSSSSSSSSSSSSSSSSSSSSSSSSSSSSSSSSSSSSSSSSSSSNSSSSSSSSSSSSSSSSSSSSSSSSSSSSSSSSSSSSSSSSSSSS; this is encoded by the coding sequence agtagtagtagtagtagtagtagtagtagtagtagtagtagtagcagtagtagtagtagtagtagtagtagtagcagcagcagcagtagtagtagtagtagcagcagtagtagtagcagtagtagtagtagtagtagtagtagtagtaccagtagtagtagtagcggcagtagtagcagcagtagtagtagtagtagtagtagtagtagcagcagtagtagcagtagtagtagtagtagtagtagcagcagcagcagtagtagtagcagtagtagtagtagtagtagtagcagtagtagcagtagcagtagttgcagtagtagtagtagtagcagtagtagtagtagtagtagtagtagcagtagtagcagcagcagtagtagcagtagtagtagtagtagtagcagtagtagcagtagtagtagtagtagcagcagtagtagtagcagcagcagtagtagtagtactagtagtagcagcagtagtagctgtagtagtagtagcagcagtagtagcagtagtagtagtagtagtagcagtagtagtagcagcagtagtagtagcagcagtagcagtagtagtagtagtagtagtagcagcagtagttgcagtagtagtagtagcagcagcagtagtagcagtagtagtagtagtagtagtagcagtagtagcagtagtagtagtagtagcagcagcagtagtagtagtagtagtagtagcagtagtagtagcagtagtagtagtagcagtagtagtagtagtagcagcagtagtagcagtagtagtagtagcagtagcagtagtagtagtagtagtagcagcagtagtagtagtaatagtagtagcagtagcagtagtagcagtagtagtagtagtagcagtagtagtagtagtagcagtagcagtagtagtagcagtagtagtagtagcagcagcagtagtagtagtagtagcagcagtagtagtagc
- the dcps gene encoding m7GpppX diphosphatase, whose amino-acid sequence MADGTGETKGGEDKSLGLKKRRSFHIDHEDTKENVLADFSLSSVLNYSVRDKRIFIHGKLDGQEAVVILEKTPIGEDILEEMFRGSKLEAEMSNDIYSTYKLQPPAHLNEIKTTVVCPATEKHVKKYQRQERHLVKETGESYSSITLPYIEQQSFSLQWVYNILEKKAEADRILFEDLDQEVGFVLLPDFKWDQKQLDDLFLLALVRQRKIKSLRDLNADHLPLLRNIYEKGTEVIMRHYGLPASKLRIYFHYQPSYYHLHIHFNALNYEVPGSSVERAHLLLDVIENLVSDPQYYKTRTLYFPISEDDGLLNRFKEARKL is encoded by the exons ATGGCAGACGGTACGGGAGAAACTAAAGGAGGCGAAGACAAAAGTCTGGGTCTCAAGAAGCGGAGGAGTTTCCACATTGACCACGAGGACACAAAGGAGAACGTGCTGGCGGATTTTAGCTTATCGTCTGTCCTGAACTATTCTGTGCGGGACAAGCGCATCTTCATCCACGGCAAG CTGGATGGTCAGGAGGCGGTGGTCATTCTGGAGAAGACTCCCATCGGAGAAGATATCTTGGAAGAGATGTTTCGAGGTTCTAAGCTAGAAGCGGAGATGAGCAATGACATCTACAGCACTTATAAGCTCCAGCCTCCCGCTCATCTTAATG AGATTAAGACCACAGTGGTGTGCCCGGCCACAGAGAAGCATGTGAAGAAATACCAGCGGCAGGAGAGGCATTTGGTGAAGGAGACGGGAGAGAGCTATTCCTCCATCACGCTGCCTTACATTGAGCAGCAGAGCTTCAGCCTGCAG TGGGTGTACAACATCCTGGAGAAGAAGGCAGAGGCGGACCGGATTCTTTTTGAAGATCTTGACCAGGAGGTTGGCTTTGTCCTCCTACCAGATTTCAAATGGGACCAGAAACAG CTCGATGACTTGTTCCTGCTTGCCTTAGTTCGTCAGAGGAAAATCAAGAGTCTTCGAGACCTGAACGCAGACCATTTGCCACTGCTTCGGAACATCTACGAAAAGGGAACG GAAGTCATCATGCGCCACTATGGCCTGCCAGCCAGTAAACTGAGAATCTATTTCCACTACCAGCCGTCCTACTACCATCTCCACATCCATTTCAACGCGTTGAACTATGAGGTACCCGGCTCCAGTGTCGAGCGGGCCCACCTCCTCTTAGATGTCATCGAGAACCTTGTCTCGGACCCCCAGTACTACAAAACCAGAACCCTCTACTTTCCTATCAGTGAAGATGACGGGCTGCTCAACAGGTTCAAGGAGGCGAGGAAGTTGTAG